The Osmerus eperlanus chromosome 12, fOsmEpe2.1, whole genome shotgun sequence genome has a segment encoding these proteins:
- the LOC134031033 gene encoding testican-2-like isoform X1: MVGMKDLGFLLVPFLVLIGFSMQVDVISEKEGEKAGNFMEDEQWLSTISQYSRKIKHWNRFRDDDYIRNLEENPGSDETVDTTKDPCQKVKCSRHKVCVAQGYQRAMCVNRKKLEQRIRQPGLKTSETSCKPCSGAASSPVCGSDGHNYASECKLEQQACLTGKELSVKCAGLCPCAIPITETNDKHESCTGQDLADLGDRLRDWFQLLHGNAKKNNSGKPGAGTPSVLDKSLVASCKDSIGWMFSKLDTNNDLYLDQAELAAINLDKYEVCIRPFFNSCDTYKDGKVSTAEWCLCFWREKPPCLAELERIQVQEVAKKKPGMYIPSCDEDGYYRKVQCEQSRGECWCVDQHGVEMMGSRIHGNPDCDEVVGYSGDFGSGVGWEDEEEKEAEENGEEAEEEEEGETDDGGYIW, from the exons ATGGTCGGCATGAAAGATCTTGGTTTCTTGCTGGTGCCCTTTCTTGTGTTGATCGGGTTTTCGATGCAGGTAGATGTGAtaagtgagaaagagggagaaaaggcaGGAAATTTCATGGAAGATGAGCAATGGCTGTCTACCATCTCTCAATATAGTCGTAAGATCAAACACTGGAATCGCTTCAGAGAC GATGATTACATCAGGAATTTGGAGGAGAACCCAGGCTCAGATGAAA CCGTGGACACCACCAAGGACCCCTGTCAGAAGGTGAAATGCAGCCGCCACAAGGTCTGCGTCGCCCAGGGTTACCAGAGGGCCATGTGTGTCAATCGCAAGAAACTGGAGCAGAG GATCAGACAACCAGGATTGAAAACCAGTGAGACAAGCTGCAAGCCATGCTCCGGGGCCGCCTCCTCACCTGTGTGCGGCTCTGACGGACACAACTACGCCTCGGAG TGTAAGCTGGAGCAGCAAGCCTGTCTCACAGGCAAGGAGCTGAGTGTGAAGTGCGCTGGCCTTTGCCCCTGTGCGATTCCCATCACGGAGACAAACGACAAACACG agagCTGCACTGGGCAGGACCTGGCGGACTTGGGTGACCGCCTGCGAGACTGGTTCCAGCTTCTCCATGGCAACGCCAAGAAGAACAACTCAGGCAAACCCGGAGCTGGCACACCATCAG TGCTGGACAAAAGTCTGGTGGCCAGCTGTAAGGACTCTATAGGCTGGATGTTCTCCAAGCTGGACACCAACAATGACCTGTACCTGGACCAGGCTGAGCTTGCTGCCATCAACCTGGACAAGTATGAGGTGTGCATCCGGCCCTTCTTCAACTCCTGCGACACTTACAAGGACGGAAAGGTGTCCACCGCTGAGTGGTGTCTCTGTTTCTGGAGGGAAA AGCCACCTTGCTTGGCAGAACTGGAGAGGATCCAAGTACAAGAGGTGGCCAAAAAGAAGCCTG GGATGTACATCCCAAGCTGTGATGAAGATGGCTACTACAGGAAGGTGCAGTGTGAGCAAAGCCGAGGAGAGTGCTGGTGTGTCGACCAGCATGGTGTAGAAATGATGGGCTCGCGAATCCATGGCAACCCTGATTGTG ATGAGGTGGTGGGATACTCTGGAGATTTTGGTAGTGGAGTGGgatgggaggatgaagaggagaaagaggcagaggagaacggagaagaggcagaagaggaggaagaaggagagacagacgaTGGAGGCTACATTTGGTAA
- the ascc1 gene encoding activating signal cointegrator 1 complex subunit 1, giving the protein MDILRPALININGRIYRRNVIKEDQYEDEEEEEFSYMEESELVDEPCDNHPIEQTDKGYRCAIDVPSILYKYIIGKKGETRRRLEADTKTSIDIPKQGLEGQIVVIGSQKAAVSSAVTRIEVLVESFRRKQPFTHFLSFALSHPQIQEGFLRFKEEVLKNCSKDNGVGESIFQNPAKLHLTVGTLVLLNDMEVTKACEQLQQCEDIIKKITGVGLPLEVTGIEYMNDDPAMVDVLYAKVNAKDGSDKLQQVAEQLVENFVSAGLMVREWDRVKLHGTVMNTLFRKHPSAEDNGGPGKQNRESFDARNILKAFGSYYFGEFSLNTVQLSQRYSTDCTGYYTSASCITFS; this is encoded by the exons ATGGACATTTTACGTCCAGCGTTGATAAACATAAATGGCAGGATATACAGGAGAAATGTCATAAAAGAAGACCAGTAcgaagatgaggaagaggaagagtttTCGTACATGGAAG AGAGTGAACTTGTAGATGAACCCTGTGACAACCACCCCATAGAACAGACAGATAAGGGTTACCGCTGTGCCATTGATGTTCCAAGTATTCTTTACAA GTACATCATTGGCAAGAAAGGAGAGACACGTAGGCGCCTTGAGGCCGATACAAAGACATCCATCGACATTCCAAAACAGGGACTGGAAGGACAGATTG TTGTCATAGGCTCCCAGAAGGCAGCAGTCAGTTCTGCAGTCACGCGCATTGAGGTCCTGGTGGAGAGCTTTCGGAGGAAACAGCCTTTcacccacttcctgtccttTGCTTTGAGCCACCCTCAAATCCAAGAAGGATTCCTGAGGTTCAAAGAGGAAGTCTTGAAGAACTGTTCAAAG GATAATGGAGTAGGTGAAAGCATCTTTCAGAATCCTGCTAAGCTTCACCTCACAGTTGGCACTCTAGTTCTACTGAATGACATGGAAGTAACCAAAGCCTGTGAACAGCTCCAGCAGTGTGAGGACATTATCAA GAAAATTACAGGGGTGGGCCTTCCTTTGGAGGTCACTGGGATAGAGTACATGAATGATGACCCCGCCATGGTGGATGTCCTGTATGCCAAGGTCAATGCTAAAGATGGATCTGACAA GCTTCAGCAGGTCGCAGAACAGCTTGTGGAGAACTTTGTCTCAGCAGGGTTGATGGTTAGAGAGTGGGACAGAGTAAAACTCCATGGAACTGTCATGAACACACTGTTTAGAAAACATCCCTCAG CTGAAGACAATGGAGGTCCAGGAAAACAGAACAGGGAGTCCTTTGATGCAAGAAACATACTAAAG GCTTTTGGATCATACTACTTTGGGGAGTTTAGTTTGAACACTGTCCAACTTTCCCAGAGGTACTCTACTGACTGCACTGGCTACTACACCTCAGCAAGCTGCATTACCTTCTCATGA
- the LOC134031033 gene encoding testican-2-like isoform X2, with protein MVGMKDLGFLLVPFLVLIGFSMQVDVISEKEGEKAGNFMEDEQWLSTISQYSRKIKHWNRFRDDDYIRNLEENPGSDETVDTTKDPCQKVKCSRHKVCVAQGYQRAMCVNRKKLEQRIRQPGLKTSETSCKPCSGAASSPVCGSDGHNYASECKLEQQACLTGKELSVKCAGLCPCAIPITETNDKHGNCTGQDLADLGDRLRDWFQLLHGNAKKNNSGKPGAGTPSVLDKSLVASCKDSIGWMFSKLDTNNDLYLDQAELAAINLDKYEVCIRPFFNSCDTYKDGKVSTAEWCLCFWREKPPCLAELERIQVQEVAKKKPGMYIPSCDEDGYYRKVQCEQSRGECWCVDQHGVEMMGSRIHGNPDCDEVVGYSGDFGSGVGWEDEEEKEAEENGEEAEEEEEGETDDGGYIW; from the exons ATGGTCGGCATGAAAGATCTTGGTTTCTTGCTGGTGCCCTTTCTTGTGTTGATCGGGTTTTCGATGCAGGTAGATGTGAtaagtgagaaagagggagaaaaggcaGGAAATTTCATGGAAGATGAGCAATGGCTGTCTACCATCTCTCAATATAGTCGTAAGATCAAACACTGGAATCGCTTCAGAGAC GATGATTACATCAGGAATTTGGAGGAGAACCCAGGCTCAGATGAAA CCGTGGACACCACCAAGGACCCCTGTCAGAAGGTGAAATGCAGCCGCCACAAGGTCTGCGTCGCCCAGGGTTACCAGAGGGCCATGTGTGTCAATCGCAAGAAACTGGAGCAGAG GATCAGACAACCAGGATTGAAAACCAGTGAGACAAGCTGCAAGCCATGCTCCGGGGCCGCCTCCTCACCTGTGTGCGGCTCTGACGGACACAACTACGCCTCGGAG TGTAAGCTGGAGCAGCAAGCCTGTCTCACAGGCAAGGAGCTGAGTGTGAAGTGCGCTGGCCTTTGCCCCTGTGCGATTCCCATCACGGAGACAAACGACAAACACGGCAA CTGCACTGGGCAGGACCTGGCGGACTTGGGTGACCGCCTGCGAGACTGGTTCCAGCTTCTCCATGGCAACGCCAAGAAGAACAACTCAGGCAAACCCGGAGCTGGCACACCATCAG TGCTGGACAAAAGTCTGGTGGCCAGCTGTAAGGACTCTATAGGCTGGATGTTCTCCAAGCTGGACACCAACAATGACCTGTACCTGGACCAGGCTGAGCTTGCTGCCATCAACCTGGACAAGTATGAGGTGTGCATCCGGCCCTTCTTCAACTCCTGCGACACTTACAAGGACGGAAAGGTGTCCACCGCTGAGTGGTGTCTCTGTTTCTGGAGGGAAA AGCCACCTTGCTTGGCAGAACTGGAGAGGATCCAAGTACAAGAGGTGGCCAAAAAGAAGCCTG GGATGTACATCCCAAGCTGTGATGAAGATGGCTACTACAGGAAGGTGCAGTGTGAGCAAAGCCGAGGAGAGTGCTGGTGTGTCGACCAGCATGGTGTAGAAATGATGGGCTCGCGAATCCATGGCAACCCTGATTGTG ATGAGGTGGTGGGATACTCTGGAGATTTTGGTAGTGGAGTGGgatgggaggatgaagaggagaaagaggcagaggagaacggagaagaggcagaagaggaggaagaaggagagacagacgaTGGAGGCTACATTTGGTAA